From a single Nicotiana tomentosiformis chromosome 2, ASM39032v3, whole genome shotgun sequence genomic region:
- the LOC104095421 gene encoding PHAF1 protein At3g51130 isoform X1 encodes MQRPRRRCEGTAMGAIVLDLRPGAGIGPFTLGMPICEAFAQIEQQPNIYDVVHVKYYDEEPLKLDIVISFPDHGFHLRFDPWSQRLRLVEIFDVKRLQMRYATSVIGGPSTLATFVAVYTLFGPTYPGTYDKDRGVYTLFYPGLSFAFPIPSQYTDCCRDGEAELPLEFPDGTTPVTCRVSIYDSSTGSKVGVGSMMDKACTPPLPAGSLYMEEVHVKLGEELWFSIGGQHIPFGASPQDVWTELGRPCGIHQKQVDQMVIHSASDPRPRTTLCGDYFYNYFTRGIDILFDGQTHKIKKFVLHTNYPGHADFNSYMKCNFVIHCSDFVGSYNQDVNSSKGTITASSKWEQVKEILGDCGRAAIQTQGSTSNPFGSTFVYGYQNLAFEVMKNGYIATVTLFQS; translated from the exons ATGCAGAGGCCGAGACGCCGCTGCGAAGGCACAGCCATGGGCGCTATCGTTCTCGATCTCCGCCCTGGTGCTGGCATCGGTCCTTTTACTCTCG GAATGCCTATTTGCGAAGCTTTTGCACAGATAGAGCAGCAGCCTAACATTTACGATGTTGTCCATGTGAAGTATTATGATGAG GAGCCCTTAAAACTTGACATTGTCATTAGCTTCCCAGATCATGGATTTCATCTGCGGTTTGATCCTTGGTCGCAG AGGCTGCGCCTTGTTGAAATTTTTGATGTAAAACGGCTCCAGATGCGCTATGCAACCTCTGTAATAGG TGGGCCGTCCACTTTAGCCACTTTTGTAGCAGTCTATACTCTTTTTGGGCCAACCTATCCAGGAACATATGACAAGGATCGAGGAGTTTACACTCTATTTTATCCA GGATTGTCGTTTGCTTTTCCAATTCCCTCCCAGTATACAGACTGTTGTCGTGATGGAGAAG CGGAACTACCTCTGGAGTTTCCAGATGGCACGACTCCTGTTACTTGCCGTGTATCAATATATGATAGTTCTACTGGCAGTAAAGTTGGCGTTGGATCTATGATGGACAAGGCCTGTACTCCTCCACTTCCTGCTGGCAGCCTCTACATGGAAGAAGTGCATGTAAAG CTGGGGGAAGAATTATGGTTTAGCATTGGTGGCCAACACATCCCCTTTGGTGCATCACCACAG GATGTTTGGACCGAATTAGGTCGACCATGCGGAATCCATCAGAAACAG GTCGATCAAATGGTGATTCATTCTGCTTCAGATCCCAGACCGAGGACCACCCTTTGTGGTGATTACTTCTACAACTACTTTACTCGTGGCATAGATATACTATTTGATGGGCAG ACACATAAGATCAAGAAGTTTGTCTTGCACACCAACTATCCTGGGCATGCCGATTTCAATTCATATATGAAGTGCAATTTTGTTATCCACTGTTCTgatt TTGTTGGGTCATATAATCAGGATGTAAACTCCTCTAAAGGCACTATAACAGCCAGCTCAAAGTGGGAACAAGTTAAG GAGATACTAGGGGATTGTGGTCGAGCTGCTATCCAAACGCAAGGCTCTACAAGCAATCCATTTGGATCTACCTTTGTATATGGCTACCAAAATCTTGCCTTTGAG GTGATGAAGAATGGTTACATTGCGACTGTAACTCTCTTCCAGTCTTAA
- the LOC104095421 gene encoding PHAF1 protein At3g51130 isoform X2: MQRPRRRCEGTAMGAIVLDLRPGAGIGPFTLGMPICEAFAQIEQQPNIYDVVHVKYYDEEPLKLDIVISFPDHGFHLRFDPWSQRLRLVEIFDVKRLQMRYATSVIGGPSTLATFVAVYTLFGPTYPGTYDKDRGVYTLFYPGLSFAFPIPSQYTDCCRDGEAELPLEFPDGTTPVTCRVSIYDSSTGSKVGVGSMMDKACTPPLPAGSLYMEEVHLGEELWFSIGGQHIPFGASPQDVWTELGRPCGIHQKQVDQMVIHSASDPRPRTTLCGDYFYNYFTRGIDILFDGQTHKIKKFVLHTNYPGHADFNSYMKCNFVIHCSDFVGSYNQDVNSSKGTITASSKWEQVKEILGDCGRAAIQTQGSTSNPFGSTFVYGYQNLAFEVMKNGYIATVTLFQS; encoded by the exons ATGCAGAGGCCGAGACGCCGCTGCGAAGGCACAGCCATGGGCGCTATCGTTCTCGATCTCCGCCCTGGTGCTGGCATCGGTCCTTTTACTCTCG GAATGCCTATTTGCGAAGCTTTTGCACAGATAGAGCAGCAGCCTAACATTTACGATGTTGTCCATGTGAAGTATTATGATGAG GAGCCCTTAAAACTTGACATTGTCATTAGCTTCCCAGATCATGGATTTCATCTGCGGTTTGATCCTTGGTCGCAG AGGCTGCGCCTTGTTGAAATTTTTGATGTAAAACGGCTCCAGATGCGCTATGCAACCTCTGTAATAGG TGGGCCGTCCACTTTAGCCACTTTTGTAGCAGTCTATACTCTTTTTGGGCCAACCTATCCAGGAACATATGACAAGGATCGAGGAGTTTACACTCTATTTTATCCA GGATTGTCGTTTGCTTTTCCAATTCCCTCCCAGTATACAGACTGTTGTCGTGATGGAGAAG CGGAACTACCTCTGGAGTTTCCAGATGGCACGACTCCTGTTACTTGCCGTGTATCAATATATGATAGTTCTACTGGCAGTAAAGTTGGCGTTGGATCTATGATGGACAAGGCCTGTACTCCTCCACTTCCTGCTGGCAGCCTCTACATGGAAGAAGTGCAT CTGGGGGAAGAATTATGGTTTAGCATTGGTGGCCAACACATCCCCTTTGGTGCATCACCACAG GATGTTTGGACCGAATTAGGTCGACCATGCGGAATCCATCAGAAACAG GTCGATCAAATGGTGATTCATTCTGCTTCAGATCCCAGACCGAGGACCACCCTTTGTGGTGATTACTTCTACAACTACTTTACTCGTGGCATAGATATACTATTTGATGGGCAG ACACATAAGATCAAGAAGTTTGTCTTGCACACCAACTATCCTGGGCATGCCGATTTCAATTCATATATGAAGTGCAATTTTGTTATCCACTGTTCTgatt TTGTTGGGTCATATAATCAGGATGTAAACTCCTCTAAAGGCACTATAACAGCCAGCTCAAAGTGGGAACAAGTTAAG GAGATACTAGGGGATTGTGGTCGAGCTGCTATCCAAACGCAAGGCTCTACAAGCAATCCATTTGGATCTACCTTTGTATATGGCTACCAAAATCTTGCCTTTGAG GTGATGAAGAATGGTTACATTGCGACTGTAACTCTCTTCCAGTCTTAA
- the LOC104095420 gene encoding probable pectinesterase 53, whose product MATSRMRLLELLFILMLLFAIRANAKRGKHSRRHNKLRVANEDGFLNWINLMSSRNHSVFQEAKNKFEPCKFIKVNKNPKHGDFTTVQKAIDSIPIVNSCRVVISVSPGIYREKIEIPATMAYITLEGAGSRKTTIKWDDTADRLGKDGQPMGTYGSATFAVNSPYFIAKNITFKNVAPPPPSGALGKQAVALRISADTAAFINCKFIGAQDTLYDHRGRHYFKNCYIQGSVDFIFGDGLSLYENCHLHAKTKSYGALTAQKRESMLEETGFSFVNCKVTGSGALYLGRAWGTFSRVVFAYTYMDKIITSKGWYDWGDKNRHMTVFYGQFKCSGPGANHGGRVKWSRELTEQEAKPFVSLSFIDGHEWLLNI is encoded by the exons ATGGCTACTTCAAGGATGAGATTACTAGAGCTGCTTTTTATCTTAATGTTACTGTTTGCTATTAGGGCAAATGCTAAAAGGGGTAAGCATTCTAGGAGGCATAATAAGTTGAGGGTGGCTAATGAAGATGGTTTCTTGAATTGGATTAATCTCATGAGTTCTCGCAATCATTCTGTATTCCAAGAAGCGAAGAATAAATTTGAGCCTTGCAAATTTATTAAGGTGAATAAAAACCCAAAGCATGGAGATTTTACTACGGTTCAAAAGGCTATTGACTCAATTCCGATAGTCAATTCTTGTCGAGTGGTTATTTCTGTTAGTCCTGGGATTTACAG GGAGAAGATTGAAATTCCAGCAACAATGGCATACATTACACTGGAAGGTGCAGGTTCACGCAAAACAACTATCAAATGGGATGACACTGCAGATAGGTTAGGAAAAGATGGCCAGCCAATGGGAACGTATGGTTCTGCAACTTTTGCTGTTAATTCTCCCTACTTCATTGCCAAAAACATCACCTTTAAG AATGTagcaccaccaccaccatcaGGGGCACTAGGAAAGCAAGCGGTGGCATTAAGAATCTCAGCAGACACAGCGGCGTTTATAAATTGCAAATTCATTGGAGCACAAGATACACTGTATGATCACAGGGGTAGGCATTATTTCAAGAACTGCTATATACAAGGTTCTGTGGATTTTATATTTGGAGATGGACTATCCCTCTATGAGAATTGTCATTTACATGCCAAAACAAAAAGTTATGGGGCATTGACAGCCCAGAAGAGGGAGAGCATGCTAGAGGAAACTGGATTCTCTTTTGTGAATTGCAAGGTTACTGGATCTGGTGCTCTTTACTTGGGCAGGGCTTGGGGTACTTTCTCAAGGGTCGTATTTGCTTACACTTACATGGATAAGATCATCACTTCAAAGGGATGGTATGACTGGGGGGATAAGAACAGGCATAT GACGGTATTTTATGGGCAATTCAAGTGTTCGGGACCAGGGGCAAACCACGGGGGCAGGGTGAAATGGTCCAGGGAGCTCACTGAACAAGAAGCTAAACCGTTTGTATCACTCAGCTTCATCGATGGTCATGAATGGCTTCTCAATATTTGA